The window AAAGAGATGCTCTCTGTAATAAAATATTTTCCACCTCTTAAATATACTGCTATTCCACCTTTAGGCATACCTTTATCTTTTATTTTCCTTACCTCTTCCTGAGCCCTGTTTATGGAGGCGAAAGGTTTTTTCTTTGTACCAGAGTTCTTATCGCTACCTTTTAGCGAAACATATATTCCATATTTCGGTCTGTTTACCCATTCTATACGTTTTTCTCTTAAACTTTTTTCCACTGCACCGTCAGGTAGACCGTCTATCTCCTCTAACCTGCTCCTTAAGTCCAGCCGGTAGCCCTCGTGAGGGTAGTGTGAAGTCTCTTGCTGCCTAAAGAGTTCTTCGTATATCTTTCTTGCCTGACTATGTTTCTTCTCTTGTCTGTAACTGTCGCCAGTGTAAAGAGTGGCACGGAATACGTGGTGTTTTTGAATCCCTGCTGTCTTTATTATCAAAGCATACAACTGTCTTGCTCTAACGTAGTTTTTCTGCTCAAGATAGGTTTCTGCCTGCTCAAAAAGCCCGTATATACGGTAAAAATCTGTTAGCCCAGGAAGCCCAAGAAACTCATTGTAAGTCTTGTGTGCGTTTGCAAAATTCTTATTTAGACGGTATATCTTTGCTATGTTGCAGAGTGATATTTCCTTCATATAATCTATGCCAGAGGTATCTTTTATAGATTGATATTCTATGAGTGCTTCTCTGTATTTGCCCTGTTTTATAAAATCGTCTGCTTTTTTGAATATTGTTTTTGCCTTTTCTGTAGTGGTGGATATCTTTTCTGTCTTGTCTGTTTCTTCTATATGTGAAAGTATAAGTTTTGTTTCGTCTTCAGTTCCCGCAAGTTTTAAGGCGCTATTGAACGCTTCCCGTGCCCCTGTATAATCTTGTCGGACCAGCCTTGCCCTGCCGGCTGCCTCTTGCACTGCATATTCTGGATTACTGAACATTTTTTTCTTGATATGAGAGATTGAAGGATTGTTAAAGTTGGCACCCGTATCGCTTACAAGCGTTACTATAATTGCATCAACTGACCTGTTGTAATTTTGTAACTTATCGGGTATTATTATTTTTCCTGATATAAGAGTCCATTCTTTTTTTGCACTGCCTTTAAATCCTTTCAGTCCTCCGTTATAAGCAAAACCGCCTTTTTCTGTGCGGGCATAGGTGTATATGGTGCATAAGACTTCTTTTTCTTCTGCAGATTTTGCATAAAAACCTATTTCTATCTCGTCACCGGCGGAGACTTCAAACTGTTTACTCATAAGGTGCCCTTTCACGAAAGCATAGGTGTTTTTCTGCCATGTCGCCTTTTGTGGGTCCCATATTTCCTTCTCCTTGATGACCCTGAATATGGAATCTTTAACTGCGTTGTTTAAACTCCATCCTTCAGGGAAATCTGACGGGTTATAATCAAAAGCTTTTACTGTTGAACCCAGTATCAGAATCAAACCAAAAACCACAGAGATTTTATTAAGCCTCATTTAAAAACTCCTTATGTAAAATATTCAAAAACTTATCTCCCTCTGACTTTCATAAGTTTAACTTTATTACATATTTCTACAAATTGTCAACAAAGTTTTGCAAGCATTTTGTAAAGGTTGATAAACGTGCATTCTAAAGGTCAGACCCTCTGAAGGCAAAAAAAAAGGGGGAAGCGTGCTGCCTTCCCCCTTTAAAGAGTTGTTTACTTTATTAAGATTTCGGTTTTTCTTCTTTCTTCTCTTCTTCTTTTTCTTTCTTTTCAGCACTCTTGTCTTTTATATCGCTAATACCAGCAGCAATAGCAATGGCTCCACCTAAGAGAAGTAAAAAAGGAATAGCAGCCATAAGAGCTTTTACAAATAAAGGAAACCATTTAGCAAGTCCCCAGATACCTAGTATTACAGCTATAATACCACCTATTAGTGCTCCCATATCTTCTCCTTTATCCCGCATTTTTCGGCGGGATTTACCCTGTTTTTAGGCAGGGTTATATCACCTATTTATTTTTTACCTTAACTTGAGAACTTCTTATTTTGAGATTACCTGTAGTTAGCAAATTTTTCTGTTGCAACAAAAAGTTTTGGATGTGCAACCCTTGTACTGCCAACCATTATTTAATATATCATAAGGGGTAATAATTTGTCAATAGAAAATTTAAACCTTAGGCAGTCTCCAGGGTTTTCTCTTTCTGAAGGGCTCCTGAAACTGGTTCTTTATCTTCTTCTTTTCTTCAAGATGTATCATACAAGCTCTTATACAGCCAGCAGCTCCTTCGAGAGCTCTTGCGTAATGATATAAAGAAGGAGTTTTGTAGTTTCCTGTTGTTCTGGGGTTTGTATAGCCTGCGGCATCTTCAGGGGTGACAACGAAAGGATTAGTTTCGGGTGTAGCTCCCTGAAATCCCTGGGCGCATTTGGCTATATCTATATCTGCCCATTCCAGTGTTTTTCCTGCAATTTGTATTTTAACAGTTTTATCTAAAGGTATCGCTTGAACAGTGCAAGCTTTAACGCACATTTTACACATATCACATATCTTTTCTTCAGGCATAGGGTCTGGTTTGAGAGGTGCTTCGGTTACTATGGCTGCCAGGCGTTGGCGGGGACCAAATTGGGGGCTCAAAAACATTTTGTTGTAACCTATATCTCCCAGTCCTGCAGCAAAAGCAGAAAGTCGCATATGTATAAAAACATTGGGATGAGGTTTCTCTGGTGATACATTCATACTGAAACGAGGGTTGGGTGGATAGTCGTTATTTTTAACACGTGGTGGATTATAACAGTTTGCTCCTCCCCATGGAAAATTGTTAGGGATAGGGATTGCTTCATACCCTTCGTCTTCTATCATCTTACATACATTCCACAAAACAAGAGGTTGTTGTATAAAATTTATTGAAGCATACCCCATAGAACAGTAGCTTGTCCAGAATGTTCCTTCCTCTATACCTCTGAACACGCCTCTGAAATGCCTGAATCCCATTACAATTATAGATTTACCGTCAGGAAACATATATCTTGGGTCAAGCTGCTTGGGAGCGCCGTCAAACCTATCATAAGATGCAACTCCTACAATATCAGCTCCGAGGGTTTTTGCATATTTTTTAATTTTTTCTGAAGTTAACACGGTCATCTCCTTATTCGTCGACTTTCATTCTATTTTCTATATATTTATCGGTAGAACTTTGTCGTTCTTCTTTTAATACCCATGCAGGTTTTCTGCGGAAAGGCTTTTTGAATTTGTTTGTAAGTTTTCCTTGACTTTCAAGGTGCATAAAGCACGCCATCTGGCAACCTCTCATACCTTCTATACCTCTTCCATCAAAATTTGTAGGTTCAAGCTTATATTTCATAGATTCAGTATAGGGCTTCTTATTAAAACCTTCTTCATCTTCTTTGGTAACCATAAAAGGATTAAACTCTTTGGTGCCACCGTGAAAAGCAATGCTACATTTCTTGAAATCAACCTTTGCCCACTCAAGTTTTTTGCCTGCAACAATTGCTGCTACTTTCTCTTTTTCAGAGATAGCTTTACCTGGACATTCTTTAACGCATAGCATACAGTTGTCACATAAAGGTTCCTCATATAAAGGGTCTTCCTTTAAAGGCATATCAGTGATAACGCAAGAAAACATTTGTCTGGGACCAAACTCTGGAGTTAAAAACATCCCGCTATACCCGATGTTACCCAAACCAGCTGCATAAGCGAGAAGTTTGAAGGGTATAAAAATATCTGGAGCAGGTTTTGAAGGGCTGACAGGTCTTGACCATTTACCTGCATATTTATCCATATTTCCGTATGCTGTCTTATTTACGTTTATAAAATCCTGACCTATCATATCTGGCTGTAAGTTGTCTATGTTGCTCCACGGAAAGTTGTCAACCACAGGTATTGCTTCATATCCCTGGTCTTCAAGAATTTTTGTAAAATTCCACATTGTCACTGGTTGGAATACCCATCTTATCCCGTTGTAACCCATAAGGTTATAACTTGCAAACCAGGTTCCTTCTTCAATTCCCCGGAATACTCCCCTAAATATCCTGTATCCTAAAACTATCACAGACTTTGCTTCAGGAAATATATAAAGAGGGTTCATCTCTTTTGGTAAGTCTTTTAATCTTTCTGTTGAAGTGATACCTACAATATCTGCACCACAAAGTTTGGCGTGTTCTTTTATCTCTTTTTCAGTCAGCATTGTATCCTCCTAAGGTAAATATATTTAATTTGATGTTAAAGGGAATGGTCCTGTGTAAGCACTTGCTTCAATACTTGTGTGCAGTAATTACATTCATGGCAGTTCTGCTTACAAGTAGATGTTGTTGCAAACCAGTCTTCCGGAAATTTTTTATTGTCTATAATATGTGGGGAGATGATAGAAGAAAAACCTGGCTCAAAAAGTTCAAGAAGGTTTCCGTTAAAACTTTTTCTAATATAAGCTTCTACTACCTGCATAGGGTTACTGTGCATTCGGGTGGCTAACTTTACTGAAGGGATAAGTCTGTTATAATGGGCAAGGTCTTCAGGGCGTATCCAGCTACCTTGCAACAGAGTTCTCCAGTTGTTAGGGTTCTGATAATAATTCCAACAGAGCGTTGGGGACCAATCTTTTATATTGATGGTTTCAAGTATTTCTTTTTCGTGGGCTACCATATTGTCATGGTAGGTTTGAGCAGAGCAGAAGTTTAGACAACCGCTGTTTACAAGAAGATATAGACCTTTATGATTATCATCTGCCCATTTTTTCACCATCTCTACATAACCAAGATTTCTGTTATATTCTCTCTGTAGGTAAAAACTATCAAAAAAATCTGAAACATACTTCATCCCGGTTATTGTACCAATTCTCATATTTACAGAAGCCCTTATATCTATAGACGGGAAAACATTCTTTATAATGTGGGCTATGGTAAGTGAGGTTGTTGTAACAATTTCAACTCCGTTTAGCAGGTTTTGAAGGTGTTCAAGAACAGAGATTACCTGGTTTTGAAGGTATTCGCTTACAGCATATTGTCCATAACAGTTGGAGTTGAGAAGAAGGTTGAGTTTTATCTGTTTACTTTTTATATATTTAAGGTCATCTTCAAGTTTTTTTTGTCCATCCCAGAATACATACCCTCTCCTGGTGAGTAAAGGGGCTCTGCCGGACGCCATATTAGCCCAGGGGAAGTAAACCTCAGATATTTGTGCTTCGAACTTGTCTATAATATCAAGAAAAGGTGGTTCATCTTTCTCTTCCTGTAGTTGATATCCTATGGCGAACTTTATCTTATCCATTTTGAATAAATAAGAAACTGCCTGTATAAATTGTATTACAAGCAAACTTCTTTATAACTTTGAGAGGAAATAGTAGATTTCAAGTTAAACTTTACTTAAAACTCTATCATACATACGACAAATTGTCAAATTTAATTATGTTGCGCCCCCCCTCTCTTTCCGAACCCTTCTACCTGCCCAGTCTGTCATCCTGAACTTGTTTATCCTGCCAGGGTTTCAGGATCTCCTCTTTTATCCCGACAGTTTTTCTGAGGGGTTTATCCTTGCCTTTTGCTTTTCTCTTTATAAAAAAGTATAATACTTAATCATAACGTAATTTAATATTAAGGAGAAAAAATGTTTATAGATATACACGGGCACGCTTATAAAAGACCTTATCCAGGACATGGAGGTAAACCAATATTTTCTACTCCTGAACAATTGTTGGTAAAGTACGATAAGTTTAAAATAGAAAAAGCTGTTTTACTACCTCTTGTTAGTCCAGAAGTTTATTTACCTCAATCAAATGAGGAGATTCTTGAAATTACAGAAAAATATCCTGATAGGTTTATTCCTTTCTGTAACATTGACCCGAGGGCTATTTCCAATACTGAGAATGCGCCTTTAGGGTATTTACTTGAACATTATAAAAATTGTGGTTGTAAAGGTATAGGTGAGGTAATGCCAAATATCCCTTTTCTGCACCCTATGGCTTTAAACCTTTTTCATCATGTTGAGATTGCCGAACTGCCACTAATTTTTGATATTACTACCCGTATAGGGGGAGCCTATGGTCTTTATGACGACCCTGGTCTTCCGCAATTTGAACAATGTTTAAGAATGTTCCCAAAACTTAAATTTCTTGGACACGGACCTCCCTTTTGGGCAGAAATATCTGAACTTGAAACTCCTGCCGATAGGGCAACCTACCCTCAATATCCAATAAAAAAGGAAGGGGTTGTGCCTAAACTTCTACGGAGATACCCAAATCTTTACGGTGATTTATCGGCTGGGAGTGGCTATACAGCGCTTGCAAGAGACCCTGAATATGCAGTAAAATTTTTGATAGAGTTTCAGGATAAACTATTCTTTGGAACGGATATATGTGGGAACGATGGTGAGCCACCATTACCGGGCTTTCTCACATCTCTCCTTGAGGAAGGTAAAATAAGCGAGAGTGTATTCAAAAAGATAGCCAAAGAAAATGCAATAAAATTGCTTAACCTATAATTTTATTGGTTTTCGTAATATGTTTTATCTTTTCTATATCAGAATATATCTGTGTTTTGAGTTGTGATTCATTCTCAAAGATTTTTATGCCACGAACTTTTTGTATAAGGTAAACCTTTAGAGTTTCATCATAAAGATTTTTTTCAAAATCAAAAAGATATACCTCAAACTTTCTTTCATTTTTTTCAAACGTTGGGGAGTTGCCTATATAAATTGCTGATGAATACAGTTTGTTATTATGCTTTACAAATCCAGCATAAACCCCTTCTGATATTTTTATATTATTGAACAGTTGTAGGTTGGCTGTTGGAAAACCAAGTTTGCCTCCAATCTTATCTCCGTGAATTACTTTTCCTTCTATTGAAAAGGTTCTACCAAGAAAATCTGTTACTTTGTTTAGTTCTCCCTCTTTTAAGGAAAGCCGTATTTTTGTTGAATTTATAATTTCTCCGTCTTTTTTTTGTGGTGGTATTAGAAGAAGGTTATACCCATATTTTACTGAGTTTTTTTGTAAAAAATTGATATCTCCCTTTCGTTCTGCCCCAAAATGAAAGTTGTAACCAACCACTATGGTCTTTGTTCCCATTTCAGAAAGAATATCAAGAAAGGTGTCTGCTTCAATCTTATAAACCTCTTGAAAGTCGCACCATATACATAATTTAATTCCAGATTTTTTTATGAGGGTAAGTCTGTCTTCCCAACTATAAAGCATAAATTCGTTAGGAAAGTTTCTAAATGTGAAAACAGAAGGGGTTAGTGAGTCCTTTTGGGATTCACAAAGAACTTTGTTAAGTATTGATTGGTGCCCTATGTGTACTCCGTCAAATTTGCCTATCCCAATACCTATATCACTATTTTCTTTTTTGTAAGATTTAAAATGGATAACTCTCATTATAATTCTCCTGAATTGTTGCTTATGCTTATTCTCTTTACAACGTTGTTTGTCTTTATCCTATACACTATTGTTTATTCCCATTCCTTTTCCGCCTTCGGCGAGATTGCCACGTTACGAAGCCCCTCCTACGCCAAGGTATACCTGCCGAAGCTTGTATTTTAGCGTAGGTTGGCTTCGGCGGGTAAAGCTCGCAAGATAAACTGCAAAAGACGGAATGG of the bacterium genome contains:
- a CDS encoding amidohydrolase produces the protein MFIDIHGHAYKRPYPGHGGKPIFSTPEQLLVKYDKFKIEKAVLLPLVSPEVYLPQSNEEILEITEKYPDRFIPFCNIDPRAISNTENAPLGYLLEHYKNCGCKGIGEVMPNIPFLHPMALNLFHHVEIAELPLIFDITTRIGGAYGLYDDPGLPQFEQCLRMFPKLKFLGHGPPFWAEISELETPADRATYPQYPIKKEGVVPKLLRRYPNLYGDLSAGSGYTALARDPEYAVKFLIEFQDKLFFGTDICGNDGEPPLPGFLTSLLEEGKISESVFKKIAKENAIKLLNL
- the ribF gene encoding riboflavin biosynthesis protein RibF, with amino-acid sequence MRVIHFKSYKKENSDIGIGIGKFDGVHIGHQSILNKVLCESQKDSLTPSVFTFRNFPNEFMLYSWEDRLTLIKKSGIKLCIWCDFQEVYKIEADTFLDILSEMGTKTIVVGYNFHFGAERKGDINFLQKNSVKYGYNLLLIPPQKKDGEIINSTKIRLSLKEGELNKVTDFLGRTFSIEGKVIHGDKIGGKLGFPTANLQLFNNIKISEGVYAGFVKHNNKLYSSAIYIGNSPTFEKNERKFEVYLFDFEKNLYDETLKVYLIQKVRGIKIFENESQLKTQIYSDIEKIKHITKTNKIIG